A region of the Pseudomonas silesiensis genome:
GGGCACTTCATCGTGACCGACCAGGGTATCGGCGCGATCCAGTTCGGTTTGCAGCGCGATAACGCCCGGCAGCGTGTCATCCAGGCTGTCGATCAGGCGCTCCAGACGTTGTACGTCCAGACGGGTAAGGGTGATGGAAGGTGCGGTCATGATCAGGGCAGACTCCTTTCTTCTGCACGAAAAAAGCAAAACCCCGCCAGAAAAAGGCGGGGTTTTCACGAGCCTCGATGGGTTGAGGCGTACCCGGACACTATCACAGCTCAATAAATATACAAGTGAGGGGCGACCACGGCCCCGGCAGGGGGAAATTGCAAGCTGGCTAAGTAGAAACCTTGTGGGAGCGAGCTTGCTCGCGATTGCGGTGTATCAGTCGACATAAATTTGCCTGTCACACCGCAATCGCGAGCAAGCTCGCTCCCACATGGTTATGCGTCAGGCGCAGGATTTACGCTGGATGGCCTGGGCACAAATCACCCGCCGGCGCTCATCATCCGCCGAGCGCCATTCGCGGATGTCTTCGACGTGGCGAAAACACCCAAGACAGACCTTCTGCTCATCCAGCCGACACACACCGCTGCACGGCGAAGGCACCGCCGGGCTGACATTGCTGTAGAGCGGCTTGGGTGCACGAACGGGCGCAGGCTGGGTCACCGTCTCACAGACCTTCGAAATCGAGTTCGACGTCAGCCTGCTGCTTGACGATGCGCTCGAGCATTTCGCCCAATTGCTCTTCGCTCTTGTCGCACATCCAGCGCTCGCTCTCTTCGTCATAGTCGAAGTGGAACCCACCGGACACCGCCGCCAGCCACAGCTGCCGCAGCGGTTCCTGACGGCTGAAAATCAACTGGCTGCCGTTTTCGAACTTGACGGTGAGCACACCGGCCGAGCTCTCCAGATCGAGATCCAGGTCACTCTCGTCGAAAATATCCTCCAGCGTTTGCTGGACGGCATCGACCAGATCGTGGAAACGGGCTTCGGTCAAACTCATTGCGGCAACCTCAAAAAGTGTCTGATCACGCTCAAGCGCCGCAAGATACGGGCGAGCCCCGGGGATTGCAAAGGATAACGACCAAGAGCCGATATGGGTACATCAACCACGGACCTGTAGGAGCCGGCACATCCAACATCATTAAAACTGTCTGACACGGTCACTGTGGGAGTTGGCTTGTCGGATCGCCGCACCGCAGCGAAGAGGCCGGCATATCCAACCTGTTCGTTGACTGAACCACCGCTTTCGCTGGCAAGCCAGCTCCTACAGGGGATTGCATTTGACTGGCCGGCATCCAGCCAAGCCCCGCCGGACGGGAGCCGCGTTACATAGGCAAGCTGCCGGGTGGCCGGTATACTCCGGCGCAATTAATGCATTTTCAAGGATTTCGCCATGAAGCGCCTGATCTCTTCCCTTGCTGCGCTCGCTTCGCTCGTCGCTTTTGCCAGCGTGTTATCGGCCTGCGGTCAAAAAGGCCCGCTGTACCTGCCTGATGAGAACCAGGATCCTGTCGAGCAGGCCAAGTCGTCTCAACAGCAGCCCGCGTCAAAAGCACACAAGCACGACGTCTACCAATAAGGGAACATCATGAACGCTTTTAACTACCGTGACGGTGAACTGTTCGCGGAAGGTGTTGCCCTGTCTGCCATCGCCGAACGCTTTGGCACGCCGACTTACGTCTACTCCCGTGCCCACATCGAAGCCCAGTACCTGGCTTACGCCGATGCACTGGCCGGCACGCCACACCTGGTCTGCTTTGCGGTCAAGGCCAACTCCAACCTGGGTGTACTGAATGTCCTGGCGCGTCTTGGCGCCGGTTTCGACATCGTCTCCCGTGGCGAGCTGGAACGTGTACTGGCCGCTGGCGGCAGCGCCGACAAGATCGTGTTCTCCGGCGTCGGCAAGACCCGTGACGACATGCGTCGCGCCCTGGAAGTCGGCGTGCATTGTTTCAATGTCGAATCCACCGACGAGCTGGAGCGCCTGCAGGTTGTCGCCGCCGAGCTGGGCGTGCGTGCACCGATCTCGCTGCGCGTAAACCCGGACGTCGATGCCGGTACGCACCCGTACATCTCCACCGGTCTTAAAGAAAACA
Encoded here:
- a CDS encoding DUF1289 domain-containing protein, encoding MTQPAPVRAPKPLYSNVSPAVPSPCSGVCRLDEQKVCLGCFRHVEDIREWRSADDERRRVICAQAIQRKSCA
- the cyaY gene encoding iron donor protein CyaY; this encodes MSLTEARFHDLVDAVQQTLEDIFDESDLDLDLESSAGVLTVKFENGSQLIFSRQEPLRQLWLAAVSGGFHFDYDEESERWMCDKSEEQLGEMLERIVKQQADVELDFEGL
- the lptM gene encoding LPS translocon maturation chaperone LptM, whose protein sequence is MKRLISSLAALASLVAFASVLSACGQKGPLYLPDENQDPVEQAKSSQQQPASKAHKHDVYQ